The Triticum dicoccoides isolate Atlit2015 ecotype Zavitan chromosome 6A, WEW_v2.0, whole genome shotgun sequence genome has a window encoding:
- the LOC119315776 gene encoding glycosyltransferase family 92 protein Os08g0121900-like, which produces MANSWSRQIQYAATPPLQPAAPRRRRSSPAVSRRPQRLLGPPGLLAAPRPRRPPPPFPFAADFSPSPSPSPRSFRLSDDSLARRLLPLRLRAGHAQPPQDADVDAVLLPDQEVLILDDAEPTGDAICAFKGGASSPARPLGRLPASGLHAYVCRLPEPAQSFQQLQAPLLLHSSTSSAAAAAPDSPSPSPGRALLNWSSDPIVFDSALLDGGDVLVFAKGVSRRQGLQCLYRYSDDADTMLASSPAIASVQQVTRCPSPPTPIKSGGSTKVLVTLGVTGEDPMPSLATFRRQQAESSSVTLQKSSICACTMGRNISKFLRKWALYHSAIGVDKFFIYDNGSEDNLAGLVAQLISAGSCQWMAVMDVDEFIFSTNWIGLEKPSKSLLEPVISVDDSVGQIYLPCYDFAPSGQTAHPPEGVCQGYTCRLKNPQRHKSLVRLNAVEPSLMNVVHHFKLKPDFKSIWTAFARINHYKYQAWSEFKIKFKRRVSAYVADWKDPINLDSKDRAPGLGVDDTEPDGWAQKYCEVKDNILQLLTARWFGVGFGNPH; this is translated from the exons atggccaA CTCCTGGTCCCGCCAAATCCAATATGCCGCGACACCGCCGCTGCAGCCGGCTGCGCCGCGTCGTCGTCGGAGCTCTCCTGCTGTTAGCCGGAGGCCACAACGCCTACTCGGGCCGCCCGGTCTTCTCGCTGCCCCTCGGCCTCGGCGCCCGCCCCCGCCCTTCCCGTTCGCTGCCGACTtttcgccatcgccgtcgccgtcgccgcgatcCTTCCGCCTCAGCGATGACAGCCTCGCGCGGCGCCTTCTGCCCCTCCGCCTCCGCGCCGGCCACGCGCAGCCGCCGCAGGACGCGGATGTGGATGCGGTCCTCCTTCCCGACCAGGAGGTCCTGATCCTGGACGACGCTGAGCCTACCGGCGACGCCATCTGCGCCTTCAAGGGTGGGGCGTCCTCCCCGGCGAGACCGCTCGGGAGGCTGCCGGCGTCCGGGCTTCACGCATACGTCTGCCGCCTTCCCGAGCCAGCGCAGAGCTTCCAGCAGCTCCAAGCGCCGCTCTTACTCCACTCCTCCACCTCCTCGGCCGCCGCAGCTGCTCCAGATTCCCCTTCTCCTTCCCCGGGCCGCGCATTGCTTAACTGGAGCAGCGACCCGATAGTGTTCGACTCGGCTCTTCTGGACGGAGGCGATGTGCTCGTCTTTGCAAAGGGAGTCAGCCGCCGCCAAGGTCTTCAGTGCCTGTATCGCTACAGCGACGACGCCGATACCATGCTGGCATCTTCACCAGCAATCGCCTCAGTACAACAAGTTACTCGCTGCCCCTCGCCACCGACGCCTATCAAGTCAGGAGGAAGCACCAAGGTTCTTGTCACACTAGGGGTCACCGGCGAGGATCCCATGCCCTCCCTTGCAACCTTTCGCCGACAGCAAGCTGAATCTTCTTCAGTGACTCTTCAAAAGAGTTCAATTTGCGCCTGCACAATGGGACGCAACATCTCCAAGTTTCTCAGGAAGTGGGCACTGTACCATAGTGCGATTGGGGTGGACAAGTTCTTTATCTACGATAATGGCAGCGAGGACAACTTGGCAGGCCTAGTGGCGCAGCTCatatccgcaggttcttgccaatgGATGGCTGTCATGGACGTCGATGAGTTCATCTTCTCAACAAACTGGATAGGATTAGAGAAGCCATCAAAATCTTTGCTAGAGCCCGTCATTTCTGTTGATGATAGCGTTGGCCAAATATACCTTCCGTGTTATGATTTTGCCCCCTCGGGCCAAACAGCACATCCACCAGAGGGGGTCTGCCAGGGCTACACGTGCCGGTTGAAGAACCCGCAGCGGCACAAATCCTTGGTCCGTCTCAACGCTGTGGAACCATCCCTCATGAATGTGGTCCATCATTTTAAGCTCAAGCCTGATTTCAAAAGCATCTGGACCGCGTTCGCACGTATTAACCACTACAAATACCAAGCTTGGTCGGAGTTCAAAATCAAGTTCAAGAGGCGCGTGTCTGCTTATGTTGCTGATTGGAAAGATCCGATCAACCTCGACTCAAAGGACCGGGCTCCCGGCTTAGGAGTTGATGACACCGAACCAGATGGCTGGGCCCAAAAATACTGCGAGGTTAAAGACAATATCCTTCAGCTGTTAACTGCAAGATGGTTTGGTGTCGGATTTGGGAACCCTCATTAG